A section of the Clostridium felsineum DSM 794 genome encodes:
- a CDS encoding RtcB family protein, whose product MIEVKGKYNTARVYTSKLEPEVVAQIVELCNQDFCKNSKIVIMPDTHAGKGCVIGFTADLGDKVIPNIVGVDIGCGMTTIELGKINIDLEKLDEIIRKYVPSGMSVHEGRSVKFNELKELYCYRDLKNTKRIEKSIGTLGGGNHFIELNKDDEDNIYLVIHSGSRNLGKQVAEIYQNIAIDLCSGKEDYFKEKDKLIEEYKRQGKRKLIEAKLKELKKEYDDMKPSYPKELCFLTGKYREKYLNDMNICQEYAALNRETMADIILKKLMGKSLKDFSYFNTVHNYINFKDNIIRKGSISAYKDEKLLIPINMRDGSILAFGKGNADWNYSAPHGAGRLMSRNRAKAELSLEEFKKSMEGIYTTSINYSTLDEAPMAYKPIEEIIENIKDSVEVYKILKPIYNFKASN is encoded by the coding sequence ATGATAGAAGTAAAAGGAAAATATAATACAGCTAGAGTTTATACAAGTAAATTAGAGCCAGAAGTAGTGGCACAGATCGTTGAACTATGTAATCAAGACTTTTGTAAGAATAGTAAAATTGTGATAATGCCAGATACTCATGCAGGTAAAGGCTGCGTTATAGGTTTTACTGCTGATTTAGGTGATAAGGTTATTCCTAACATAGTAGGAGTAGATATAGGTTGTGGAATGACAACAATTGAGCTTGGAAAAATTAATATAGATTTAGAAAAGCTAGACGAGATTATTAGAAAATATGTACCTTCAGGAATGTCAGTACATGAGGGGAGAAGTGTTAAGTTTAATGAACTTAAAGAATTATACTGTTACAGGGATTTAAAGAATACAAAAAGAATTGAAAAAAGTATTGGTACTTTAGGCGGAGGAAATCACTTTATTGAACTTAATAAGGATGATGAAGATAATATATATCTTGTAATTCATTCAGGAAGTAGAAATTTAGGTAAGCAAGTTGCAGAGATATATCAAAATATTGCCATTGATTTATGTTCTGGTAAAGAAGATTATTTCAAGGAAAAAGATAAGCTTATAGAAGAATACAAAAGACAAGGGAAAAGAAAACTTATAGAAGCTAAATTAAAAGAACTAAAAAAAGAGTATGATGATATGAAGCCATCATACCCAAAAGAGTTATGTTTTTTGACAGGAAAATATAGAGAAAAATATTTAAATGATATGAATATATGTCAAGAATACGCTGCATTAAATAGAGAAACTATGGCAGATATAATATTAAAAAAGTTAATGGGAAAAAGTCTTAAAGACTTTAGTTATTTTAATACAGTGCATAATTACATAAATTTCAAGGATAACATAATAAGAAAAGGAAGTATTTCAGCATATAAGGATGAAAAACTTTTAATTCCTATAAATATGAGAGATGGAAGTATATTAGCTTTTGGAAAAGGTAACGCTGATTGGAATTACTCTGCGCCACATGGTGCTGGCAGACTTATGAGTAGAAATAGGGCAAAAGCAGAATTAAGTTTAGAGGAATTTAAAAAATCAATGGAAGGAATTTATACTACATCGATTAATTATTCTACATTGGATGAAGCACCTATGGCATATAAA
- a CDS encoding WYL domain-containing protein — protein MFNDFIKHYNIIRDILRDVFLYGCFSREDLEEKRNMSSRKISYEMRRIQQYIESEFIRIDRDGRNKLLALTYDSITNTENFLVNTYMTKSFTKADLILYFNLLMFLNAKNKPCSFREIEDGLINEGIISYDDISSKTVERKLNEMVKKLGIVKCDTIKRTKNYSIEDDILKELSLEEIENLIDSVALFKNIILPVTAGYYFEKNLKDYALYERGIEVKEKDYFQYKGLYFHPVIEEDILWKILRAIHRKRYIKLEYRSGKGTNKTSKEQLKPYKIRYDSSCGRFYLVAFSDNNSCVTLRLDRIAEIKISKEVYKDNNFKKLYDKQFKYSWSSVNLSGGKVKEEIKLEIKIDETREIYIIEKIKSEVPNGKITKIEEGIYHLDMIVNDSIEMVPWIRGYLGYIKVIKGRDIINKLTEDWKEMLYSYGAL, from the coding sequence ATGTTCAACGATTTTATAAAGCACTACAATATAATTAGAGATATACTAAGAGATGTTTTTCTATATGGATGCTTTTCAAGAGAAGATCTTGAAGAAAAAAGAAATATGAGTTCTAGAAAGATAAGCTATGAAATGAGAAGAATACAACAGTACATAGAATCTGAGTTTATTAGAATAGATAGAGACGGAAGAAATAAGCTATTAGCTTTAACATATGATTCCATAACAAACACGGAGAATTTTCTGGTTAATACATATATGACAAAAAGTTTTACAAAGGCAGATTTGATTTTATATTTTAATCTTTTGATGTTTTTGAATGCAAAAAATAAACCATGTTCTTTTAGAGAAATAGAAGATGGTTTAATTAATGAAGGTATTATATCTTATGATGATATAAGTAGCAAAACAGTAGAAAGAAAGCTTAATGAAATGGTAAAAAAGCTTGGTATAGTAAAGTGTGACACAATAAAAAGAACGAAGAATTATAGTATAGAAGATGATATTTTAAAAGAACTTAGCTTAGAAGAAATAGAAAATTTAATTGATTCAGTAGCTTTGTTTAAAAATATTATACTACCTGTAACTGCTGGGTATTATTTTGAGAAAAATTTAAAAGATTACGCTTTGTATGAAAGAGGAATAGAAGTAAAGGAAAAAGACTATTTTCAGTATAAAGGTTTATATTTTCATCCAGTAATTGAAGAAGATATACTTTGGAAAATTTTAAGAGCTATACATAGAAAAAGATATATTAAGCTTGAATATAGGAGTGGTAAAGGTACTAATAAAACTTCAAAAGAGCAATTAAAACCTTATAAAATTCGATATGATTCATCCTGTGGAAGGTTCTATTTAGTAGCATTTTCAGACAATAATAGTTGTGTTACTTTAAGACTTGATAGAATAGCAGAGATTAAAATTTCAAAAGAAGTTTATAAAGATAATAATTTTAAAAAGCTTTATGATAAACAATTTAAATATAGTTGGTCAAGTGTAAATTTGAGTGGAGGTAAAGTTAAAGAAGAAATTAAATTAGAGATAAAAATTGATGAAACTAGAGAGATATATATTATCGAAAAAATAAAAAGTGAAGTACCTAATGGAAAAATTACTAAAATAGAAGAGGGAATATATCATTTAGATATGATTGTAAATGACAGTATTGAGATGGTTCCTTGGATAAGAGGATATTTAGGATACATTAAGGTTATTAAAGGAAGAGACATAATAAATAAGCTTACAGAAGATTGGAAGGAGATGCTATATAGTTATGGAGCTCTTTGA
- a CDS encoding serine hydrolase domain-containing protein — translation MKTISKFLFFLICIFTFLNLFNSYNTKAKDIKPFLDDVTKKNFDKYKLPSLCVVVVKDGNVVYENSLGYQDIKNKIKADTNTSVYRIGSTSKLFTETAIMQLYEEGKIDLKDDANKYLKDIKIQNDFKRKVIIEDLLTHTSGIDEATMSYDSARNKKEVMSLEEFLKEHPPVVVNEPGKVCLYSNIGIDLLGRIIENVSGMKYEDYIQKNIFDVLNMKNSTVGLPINNLAKNYNSLFKEDYYYYNDNPAGGINASPKDMGKFMIAQLQKGTYKNNKILNEKTIKLMQQHHFSNDKNLSGIGYGFFEKNIKGKRLIGHEGALAIGYFDDMLLDTEDNLGIYIVSNNLTGAAPAINNIENSFFNKYIDKNSNKKVESTKVISSKEALRYVGTYRSYHDNAKSNILKFISFLGAIDENEDVKITYDDNNLVYHGVSHLKQKETARLIKVSNNLFRRADNNELVAFRENNAKIKYVFFNNTPYDSFEKVGVKDNYALSLIIFIVSLLVFVMEILKGFISIFKRKEEKNIIKKVLKRTIFFIGLLNIVSLFGILYWIVSYEMYYGITWYIKTASLFLIISIILTVFYSILSLIVIIKEKSKIYYNLIAILKILVLYAFVFSVLNWNLLKF, via the coding sequence ATGAAAACTATTAGTAAGTTCTTATTTTTTTTAATTTGCATTTTTACATTTTTAAATTTATTTAATTCTTATAATACAAAGGCAAAGGATATTAAGCCATTTTTAGATGATGTAACTAAAAAAAACTTTGATAAATATAAGTTGCCAAGTCTATGTGTTGTGGTTGTTAAGGATGGTAATGTAGTTTATGAAAATAGTTTAGGATATCAGGATATTAAAAATAAAATTAAAGCAGATACAAATACTAGTGTCTACAGAATAGGTTCTACATCAAAATTATTTACTGAAACAGCAATTATGCAGCTTTATGAAGAGGGAAAAATTGATTTAAAAGACGATGCTAATAAGTATTTAAAGGATATTAAGATTCAAAATGATTTCAAAAGAAAAGTAATAATAGAAGATTTGCTTACTCATACTTCTGGAATCGATGAAGCTACAATGTCATATGATTCAGCAAGAAATAAAAAGGAGGTAATGTCTTTAGAGGAATTTCTAAAAGAGCATCCACCAGTAGTTGTAAATGAGCCAGGTAAGGTATGTTTATATAGTAATATTGGTATAGACTTATTGGGAAGAATTATAGAAAACGTATCTGGAATGAAATATGAAGATTATATACAAAAAAATATTTTTGATGTTTTAAATATGAAAAATAGTACTGTGGGCTTACCAATAAATAATTTGGCAAAAAACTATAATTCATTATTTAAAGAGGACTACTATTATTATAATGATAATCCTGCTGGAGGTATAAATGCTTCGCCAAAGGATATGGGGAAATTTATGATAGCACAATTACAGAAGGGAACCTATAAAAATAATAAAATTTTAAATGAAAAGACAATAAAATTAATGCAGCAGCATCACTTTTCAAATGATAAAAATTTATCTGGAATTGGGTATGGATTTTTTGAAAAAAATATTAAGGGCAAAAGACTTATCGGACATGAGGGAGCACTGGCTATAGGATATTTTGATGATATGCTGTTAGATACTGAAGATAATCTTGGAATTTATATAGTATCAAATAATCTAACTGGAGCCGCACCTGCTATAAACAATATAGAAAATAGTTTCTTTAATAAATATATTGATAAAAATAGTAATAAAAAAGTTGAGTCTACTAAAGTTATAAGTTCAAAAGAGGCTTTAAGGTATGTTGGTACTTATAGGTCTTACCATGATAATGCAAAAAGTAATATTTTAAAGTTTATCAGTTTTTTAGGGGCGATTGATGAAAATGAGGATGTGAAAATTACATATGATGATAATAATTTAGTTTATCATGGTGTAAGTCATTTAAAACAAAAGGAAACAGCAAGGCTTATAAAGGTTTCTAATAATCTTTTTAGAAGAGCTGATAATAATGAATTGGTGGCTTTTAGAGAAAATAATGCAAAGATAAAATATGTTTTCTTTAATAATACGCCTTATGATAGCTTTGAAAAGGTAGGAGTTAAGGATAACTATGCATTAAGTTTAATTATTTTTATAGTTTCATTATTAGTTTTTGTAATGGAAATATTAAAAGGGTTTATTAGTATTTTTAAAAGAAAAGAAGAAAAAAATATAATTAAAAAAGTTCTTAAACGTACAATATTTTTCATAGGTTTATTAAATATAGTGTCTTTATTTGGAATTTTATACTGGATAGTATCCTATGAGATGTATTATGGTATAACCTGGTATATAAAAACAGCATCATTATTTTTAATAATTTCAATTATTCTTACTGTGTTTTATAGTATATTGTCTTTAATAGTTATTATAAAAGAAAAAAGTAAAATTTATTATAACCTTATAGCAATACTTAAGATTTTGGTACTATATGCCTTTGTTTTTAGTGTGTTAAATTGGAATTTGCTTAAGTTTTAA